GTCTAGGGGGCTAAGATCTCTTGATAGCTTCTTAAGCCCGGGTAGAGGATCTATAAAGCACTATATATAGCGATCACAATTGAGAGCTATTCTTTAGAGTTGGGAGGAGGTTAGAAATCCTCAACCCTCTAAATATCCCCCAGGTACATAGTGTGTGGTGCCCATATGAAGAGGGTTCACAGTGGTGATGATGGCTATACATATATAATGTATGGCGAGAGGGTTGCTAAGGAAGATGATGTCGTAGAGCTCCTAGGATCTGTTGATGAGCTGAACTCCCTCATAGGTGTTGTGCGAAGCCTAAAACCTCCTGAGGATGTGGAGAAGCTCCTTAGAAGGCTTCAGGAGATACTCTTTAGACTGGGAAGCGATGTTGCAACACCAATAGCTAAGCTTACAAAGCCTAGGATCGAGGATGAAGATCTAAGGTGGGTTGAGGAGAAGACTAAGGAGTATTGGGAGAAGATCCCAGAGCCGAGGCTTGTCTTCGTATACCCCTCAGGAGATCCTGCAGCATCAATGCTCCACCTAGCGAGAACAGTATGTAGGAGGGCTGAGAGGATCGCCTCAAGGCTATACCATTCTAATAGACTCCTCAAGCAACACCTTGTCCTCCTAAACAGGATCTCGGATCTATTGTTCGTTCTAGCGAGGTATACAAACCATGCTAGGGGTGTGAAGGAGGAGCTATGGCCATAAAGATCAACGAGCATAGGGTTGAAGTGGTTGGGAAAACCCTTGCCAAGCTGGGCTTAGAAGCTATATACGCCATAGAAGAGGGGGATCCCCAGTACAGGGCTCTAGAGTCTCTTGTAAAAAGGCTTGGGGACTGCTCATCAGCATCTCTACTAGTAGTTCTAAACGCCCTTGTAGCATATCAACTCTCAACACCTGGTGAGGATTATTGGTGGGAATTCGCTAGATACCCTTTTAAACCGGGTAGCCCTGACGAGCTTGTAAGGGACTTTATATCCTTTCTCAATACTTCTAAGGGGAATGTTGCTGCAAGGGATAAGAAGATCTCTAGGATTAAGAGGCTTGTTTCAACACAGACACATATAGAGATCTATGTTAAAGCCCCAGATCTCTTTAAAAACCTTGAAAAACTCAGAGAGATCCTTGCTAGAGGCCTCGATAAAGAGGGCTCGGAGAAAACCATAGTGTTTGCCGTTAAAATGCTATACTATGTAGCAAGGATATGTGGCTCAAAGCCCAGACCCTCAACAGCTATAGAGATACCTATCGATAGAAGGGTAGCTGGGGTAACATACACCTCTGAGATAGCCGATACACAGGCAAGAGATCCTGTTGAGGAGATCATGAGGAACTATAGAGAAGCGCAGAGAGCGTGGAAAAGGGTATCAGAGATCTCCGGGATACCTATGATTAACCTCGACTCCCTCATATGGCTCTGTGGCAAGCATGTGAAAGAGGAGGATAGGGTTGAGAAGGCATACAACGAGATCAAGGCCTATGCGAGGAGGAAGATAGATGAGAAGGCCTTGAGAGAAGCGATATCAGAGCTCCTAAGGAGAAAGCTAGCCGCTTCCAGAGAGCTTTAATGAATAGAGGAAACCAATGATATAAATAGTATAAATAGTTGGCAAGCCTCGCCTTTAAAGGCGGGGTTGTGTTTTTATGTTTTTGTTTCGGTATATGTTAGGGGTCTCTGGGGTGGTGGGTCGATCTCGTGCTGGGATGAGGGGCGGGGGCCGACTATCCCCCGCAATACCCACCATCTCGGAGGCCCCCACCTCCAATATGAGGACGAATGTCGTCTGTCTACTGCTAAACGGCTACCAGCACAGGAAGCTGCTGTGGCTAGCTGATGTCTGTGCTAGGTTGTATAATGAGGTGAACTATGAGAGGAGGCAGCAGTTCTTCAGTAAACAGAAAGTAGACTTTGAGGGGACGTATAGGAGGTACTATGAGAAGTATAGAAATGTTCTAGGTGTTAATGCCCAGGCTGTTATTCAGAAGAATAACGAGGCCTGGGCTAGCTTCTTCTCACAGCTAAAGGCCATGAAGGAGGGGAGGCTACCTCCCTTCATAAAGAAGATCAGCCCGCCTGGGTATTGGAAGGATAGAGAGAGCAAGGAAAGAAGGAAGATCATAGTGATCAGGCAAGACCGCTACGAGGTCGATGTTAAGAGGAAGAAGCTGATCCTTAAGGACTTTGGCATGGAGATCGATTTCGTGGGGGAGATCAGGTGGTATGGGAAGCAGGGTAGGCTGGAGATCATATATGACGATGCTGTCAATAGGTGGTACGCACACATACCAGTCGAGGTCGGTGTAGAGACAACAAAGAATGGCAATAAAGCCAAGCACATTGTCAGAGGCGAGAGAAAATCGATCCAGATTGCCTCTCCAAAAGGTGATAGGATAGCCTCGATTGATCTTGGCATCAATGTTATGGCAAGCGTTGTAGTTGATGACGGTACCTGGCTCCTGTACAAGGGTGCCAGGGCCAAGCAGGACTACTTCTACTTCGAGAAGAGGATAGCAGGGATACAATCTCTAGAAGCCATAGCAAGGAATATAGGTGAGCTTGAGGCGGCGGAGGAGCTTGCTAGGGAGAGGAGGAGGCTGTTCAGAAAGCTTCGGAGGAGGCTATTACACCTATACAGGACTATGGCCTCCCACCTAGTCAAAACTTTACACGATCTCGGGGTATCAACGATATACATAGGATATCCATATAACATATCACAGGATAATGGCAATAAGTTTAGTGTGAATATCTGGTCATACCACAGGCTAATCCAAACAATCGAGCTCAAGGCACAGGAATACGGGATGAGGGTATTCGAGGTAATAGAGTATGGCACATCAAGCAGATGTGCATACCACAACATTGATGTTAAGAGGAAGCCAAGAGGAGTGGTGACATGCCCACTAGGACATAAGCTTCATAGCGATCTGAACGGAGCACTAAACATAATGAGGATAGCAACAGGGAAAACACCTATGCATATAAAGAAACCACTATCCTACATCGTACACCACAACGGAGTAGCCCCCACAAAGGGGGGTAACACCCGAGACCCCAGTGAAACCTCGCCCTTCAGGGCGGGGAAGGGGTCATTACTTGGTAGATGTAGAGATGCTATATAGGCTTAGCGGGTTTGTCTAGCTTGTCCCAGAGGGTTTTCGACCTTCTTCCCTCCCTAGAGGGCGAGGCCTTCAAATGTAATGGTATATGGGAGGGGCTTGGCCCTTATATCTGAAGATCCCTCCTTTTAAGGAGGAGGAAGAGATCTAGATCTAGTGATATGGTAGTGAGATAATCTATATAAATCTGTGGGAGAGATATTGTGAGGAACCTCAAGCACGGGATAGATCCTATGTGAGTATGGCTTGGAGGGGATCATTATAAGGCTCGATCGAAAGGTTGCTGTATTAACAATTATTTTCATCATCGTTGGAATGATCTATGTGTTTAGCGTAAATGTTGTATGGTATACAAGCTATACAGCACCCTTGCTAGCCCTATCTACTAAGATATGCAGGGGAGAGGTATTTCTTGATGAGAGCTACTCTATATATGTAGATGTTG
The Sulfolobales archaeon genome window above contains:
- a CDS encoding cob(I)yrinic acid a,c-diamide adenosyltransferase translates to MKRVHSGDDGYTYIMYGERVAKEDDVVELLGSVDELNSLIGVVRSLKPPEDVEKLLRRLQEILFRLGSDVATPIAKLTKPRIEDEDLRWVEEKTKEYWEKIPEPRLVFVYPSGDPAASMLHLARTVCRRAERIASRLYHSNRLLKQHLVLLNRISDLLFVLARYTNHARGVKEELWP
- a CDS encoding N-glycosylase/DNA lyase, with protein sequence MAIKINEHRVEVVGKTLAKLGLEAIYAIEEGDPQYRALESLVKRLGDCSSASLLVVLNALVAYQLSTPGEDYWWEFARYPFKPGSPDELVRDFISFLNTSKGNVAARDKKISRIKRLVSTQTHIEIYVKAPDLFKNLEKLREILARGLDKEGSEKTIVFAVKMLYYVARICGSKPRPSTAIEIPIDRRVAGVTYTSEIADTQARDPVEEIMRNYREAQRAWKRVSEISGIPMINLDSLIWLCGKHVKEEDRVEKAYNEIKAYARRKIDEKALREAISELLRRKLAASREL
- a CDS encoding transposase; the protein is MVGRSRAGMRGGGRLSPAIPTISEAPTSNMRTNVVCLLLNGYQHRKLLWLADVCARLYNEVNYERRQQFFSKQKVDFEGTYRRYYEKYRNVLGVNAQAVIQKNNEAWASFFSQLKAMKEGRLPPFIKKISPPGYWKDRESKERRKIIVIRQDRYEVDVKRKKLILKDFGMEIDFVGEIRWYGKQGRLEIIYDDAVNRWYAHIPVEVGVETTKNGNKAKHIVRGERKSIQIASPKGDRIASIDLGINVMASVVVDDGTWLLYKGARAKQDYFYFEKRIAGIQSLEAIARNIGELEAAEELARERRRLFRKLRRRLLHLYRTMASHLVKTLHDLGVSTIYIGYPYNISQDNGNKFSVNIWSYHRLIQTIELKAQEYGMRVFEVIEYGTSSRCAYHNIDVKRKPRGVVTCPLGHKLHSDLNGALNIMRIATGKTPMHIKKPLSYIVHHNGVAPTKGGNTRDPSETSPFRAGKGSLLGRCRDAI